Proteins encoded together in one Sinorhizobium sp. B11 window:
- a CDS encoding response regulator, translated as MEPDRILVVDDDARIRQMLMRYFEDNGFKVNAVANGAAMRSELAKSSFAAIFLDLVLPNGENGLELLRELRSTSDVPVLMLTGQDDVTDKVVGLEVGADDYIAKPFHLRELLARLRTILRRRTSSDATRAAKGEDETLAFEGWSLDVSRRRLTSPQGDDVALTTGEFDMLLVFVRNPGRVLSRETLMDLTRNRNFEAFDRAIDAQIVRLRKKIEDDPKSPDLIQSVRGVGYVFTGRPGRTSR; from the coding sequence ATGGAACCGGACAGGATTCTGGTGGTCGATGATGACGCGCGGATCAGGCAGATGCTGATGCGTTACTTCGAAGACAACGGATTTAAGGTGAACGCGGTCGCAAACGGTGCGGCGATGCGTTCCGAACTTGCCAAGAGCTCTTTCGCGGCAATTTTTCTCGATCTAGTGCTCCCGAACGGCGAGAATGGTCTCGAACTGCTCCGGGAGCTTCGAAGCACATCCGATGTGCCGGTACTCATGCTGACCGGTCAGGACGATGTCACGGACAAGGTCGTCGGCCTTGAAGTCGGCGCCGATGATTACATCGCCAAGCCCTTTCATCTGAGAGAACTGCTGGCTCGTCTGAGGACAATCCTGCGACGCCGCACCTCCTCGGATGCGACCCGTGCTGCCAAGGGAGAAGACGAAACGCTCGCCTTCGAAGGCTGGTCCCTCGATGTGTCGCGCAGGCGGCTGACCTCACCCCAGGGCGACGACGTTGCCTTGACGACGGGCGAGTTCGATATGCTTCTTGTTTTCGTGCGCAATCCCGGCCGGGTTCTTTCGCGCGAAACGCTCATGGATCTGACGAGAAACCGCAATTTCGAAGCCTTTGATCGCGCAATCGACGCCCAGATCGTCCGCTTGCGCAAGAAGATCGAGGATGATCCGAAGAGCCCGGATCTCATTCAGTCTGTCCGCGGCGTCGGTTATGTCTTCACCGGTCGACCGGGACGAACATCGAGATAA
- a CDS encoding heme ABC transporter permease — MTYVERIKDDITRLAQPARFLELADRVLPGLSIVTTLCFAVGLYLSFVSDGDYQQGETVRIMYVHVPAAWMAMFCYVVMTANAIGSLVWRHPLADVAARAAVPIGAAFTFVSLVTGAIWGKPMWGTWWVWDARLTSMFVLFLMYLGLLAINRAVDEPTRAARVTAVLILVGFVNIPIIKFSVDWWNTLHQPASVLRLDGPALDIEFLRPLLTMGLAFTALFFTLLLASIRNEIWRRRLMSHHRLAARAAMQKEN, encoded by the coding sequence ATGACCTATGTCGAACGCATCAAAGACGACATCACCAGGCTTGCTCAGCCCGCCAGATTCCTGGAACTGGCCGATCGGGTCCTGCCTGGACTTTCGATCGTCACCACCCTCTGTTTCGCTGTTGGACTTTATCTGAGTTTTGTGTCCGATGGTGATTACCAGCAGGGCGAGACCGTCAGGATCATGTATGTCCATGTCCCGGCGGCATGGATGGCAATGTTCTGTTATGTGGTGATGACCGCAAACGCCATCGGCTCCCTGGTATGGCGCCATCCGCTTGCCGATGTCGCCGCGCGCGCTGCTGTGCCAATCGGCGCCGCCTTTACCTTCGTGTCGCTCGTGACAGGGGCGATCTGGGGCAAGCCGATGTGGGGAACCTGGTGGGTGTGGGACGCGCGACTGACCTCGATGTTCGTGCTTTTCCTGATGTATCTCGGCCTGCTGGCGATCAACCGCGCAGTCGACGAGCCAACGCGCGCTGCTCGTGTCACGGCGGTTCTCATTCTCGTGGGCTTCGTCAACATCCCGATCATCAAGTTCTCGGTCGATTGGTGGAACACATTGCATCAGCCGGCAAGCGTGCTCAGGCTGGATGGCCCCGCTCTGGACATCGAATTCCTTCGCCCGCTCCTGACCATGGGCCTGGCCTTCACGGCGCTCTTTTTCACGCTCCTCCTGGCCTCGATCAGGAACGAAATCTGGCGGCGGAGACTCATGTCGCATCACCGCCTGGCGGCACGGGCCGCAATGCAAAAGGAGAATTGA
- a CDS encoding DsbE family thiol:disulfide interchange protein: MRRYLVAAMPLLVFVAIAGAAGRTLYREAAEGYSPSALPSALIGQVHPVIDLPPLAGLQSPGLQDSGFSGQVTIVNVFASWCVPCRQEHGALMRLSKDPRVKLIGINYKDDSSNALAFLHENGNPYAAVGVDPTGREAIDWGVYGVPETFVIDRDGRILFKQVGPLDDKALSAGLGPALDRALAAGS; the protein is encoded by the coding sequence GTGCGCCGCTATCTGGTTGCCGCCATGCCGCTGCTCGTCTTTGTGGCAATTGCCGGAGCCGCCGGGCGCACGCTCTATCGGGAGGCGGCGGAAGGATATTCGCCCTCCGCCCTCCCTTCCGCACTGATCGGTCAGGTACACCCGGTAATCGATCTGCCGCCGCTTGCTGGTCTGCAGTCTCCCGGACTTCAAGATAGCGGGTTTTCCGGCCAGGTCACGATCGTCAACGTATTCGCGTCCTGGTGCGTTCCCTGCCGGCAGGAACATGGCGCGCTCATGCGGCTATCGAAGGACCCACGCGTCAAGCTGATAGGCATCAATTATAAGGATGACAGCAGCAACGCTCTGGCCTTCTTGCACGAAAACGGAAATCCCTACGCTGCCGTCGGGGTCGATCCGACCGGAAGGGAAGCGATCGATTGGGGTGTTTACGGCGTGCCGGAGACCTTCGTCATCGACCGCGACGGCCGCATCCTGTTCAAGCAGGTCGGCCCGCTCGACGACAAGGCCCTGTCGGCCGGCCTTGGTCCCGCTCTCGACAGGGCACTGGCTGCCGGCAGCTGA
- the ccmE gene encoding cytochrome c maturation protein CcmE, which translates to MTRKQKRMAVIAGGMGFIAAAVLLVMFAFSQSVAYFYMPGDLASNPIAPGTRIRLGGLVGEGSVMRGEGSVVRFAVTDPSGQIVNVRYQGILPDLFREGQGVVTEGAFETGSNVFTADTVLAKHDETYMPKEVADRLKAQGLWEEGKGAAPQGEAAKGQEAQGQQTRATP; encoded by the coding sequence ATGACGCGCAAGCAGAAACGCATGGCGGTGATTGCCGGCGGCATGGGCTTCATTGCCGCCGCCGTGCTGCTCGTCATGTTCGCCTTCAGCCAGTCGGTCGCCTATTTTTACATGCCCGGCGATCTCGCCAGCAACCCGATCGCACCGGGCACCCGCATCCGCCTCGGCGGCCTCGTGGGCGAGGGCAGCGTCATGCGCGGCGAGGGCTCGGTCGTGCGTTTTGCCGTGACGGATCCGAGCGGTCAGATCGTCAATGTCCGCTACCAGGGCATCCTTCCCGATCTCTTCCGCGAAGGGCAGGGGGTGGTGACCGAGGGCGCGTTCGAGACAGGCAGCAATGTCTTCACCGCCGATACCGTGCTTGCCAAGCATGACGAGACCTATATGCCCAAGGAAGTCGCCGACAGGCTGAAGGCCCAGGGCCTCTGGGAAGAGGGCAAGGGGGCCGCACCGCAAGGCGAGGCGGCAAAGGGCCAGGAAGCCCAGGGACAACAGACAAGGGCAACGCCATGA
- a CDS encoding cytochrome c-type biogenesis protein CcmH — MIRRFLLVLTLILAAAPAFAVNPDEMLSDPALEARARTLSAELRCMVCQNQSIDDSNADLAKDLRLLVRERITDGDSDEQVLNYIVSRYGEFVLLKPRFSLRTLLLWGAPVLLILAGGVSLIVFARKRAGKPTGSKLTAEEQARLAELLDPTPRL; from the coding sequence ATGATCAGGCGTTTTCTCCTCGTCCTGACGTTGATCCTGGCGGCCGCACCAGCCTTCGCCGTCAACCCGGACGAGATGCTCTCCGATCCGGCCCTCGAAGCCCGGGCGCGAACATTGTCTGCCGAACTGCGCTGCATGGTCTGCCAGAACCAGTCGATCGACGATTCCAATGCCGATCTCGCAAAGGATCTGCGCCTGCTGGTGCGCGAGCGCATTACCGATGGCGACAGCGACGAGCAGGTGTTGAACTACATCGTCTCGCGCTACGGGGAATTCGTCCTCCTGAAGCCGCGCTTCAGTCTGCGCACGCTGTTGCTCTGGGGGGCACCGGTGCTGTTGATCCTTGCCGGCGGGGTTTCGCTCATCGTCTTTGCCCGCAAGCGGGCTGGAAAGCCAACTGGCAGCAAGCTGACGGCAGAAGAGCAGGCAAGGCTTGCCGAGTTGCTTGATCCGACACCGCGACTTTGA
- the ccmI gene encoding c-type cytochrome biogenesis protein CcmI — translation MTIWVLFAVITTAATAILLHPLSTGRKTASSKADAGKVYRDQLLELDEDIAFGRISLDQYELAKAETARRLFKAADNDRPAQTPQRSDRWLKHVIAVFLPVLSIALYVSLGSPDIPSRPLATRLAEPGEDLAILVKKMENHLAERPEDGRGWDIIAPVYLKMGRVDDAAKAYRTALHLDGANVPRLEGLSETLMATSNGTVTAEVLDELKQVLSLEPNNPRARFYIALSMEQAGQPEEARSAFETLAKQSPADAPWLPLVNEHIAKNGGQAAAPEAQPAAPGGPTSEDVAAAETMSSGDCQQMIRGMVESLDAKLSADPNNFEGWMRLVRSYAVLNDKDRAAGALKRGLAAFPASGDEGRQLLALGKELGIATEGLSE, via the coding sequence ATGACGATCTGGGTTCTTTTCGCGGTAATCACAACCGCAGCGACTGCCATCCTGCTTCATCCGCTTTCAACGGGGAGGAAGACAGCGAGCAGCAAAGCGGATGCCGGCAAGGTCTATCGCGACCAGCTTTTGGAACTCGACGAGGATATCGCCTTCGGGCGTATCTCGCTGGACCAATACGAACTGGCCAAAGCAGAGACGGCGCGCCGGCTGTTCAAGGCGGCCGATAACGACCGGCCGGCGCAGACCCCGCAACGCTCCGACAGATGGCTCAAACACGTGATAGCCGTGTTCCTGCCCGTACTCAGTATCGCTCTTTATGTCTCTCTCGGTTCTCCTGATATCCCCTCGCGTCCTTTGGCGACGAGGCTCGCGGAGCCGGGCGAGGATCTCGCAATCCTCGTGAAGAAGATGGAGAATCATCTCGCCGAGCGCCCCGAGGACGGGCGGGGATGGGACATCATCGCTCCGGTTTACCTGAAGATGGGCCGGGTGGATGACGCGGCAAAGGCGTATCGAACCGCGCTTCACCTGGACGGAGCCAATGTTCCCCGTCTTGAAGGGCTGTCGGAAACGCTCATGGCCACCTCAAATGGCACGGTGACGGCAGAGGTGCTCGATGAACTCAAGCAGGTTCTCTCCCTCGAGCCGAACAATCCGCGTGCACGTTTCTACATTGCCCTGAGCATGGAGCAGGCGGGTCAGCCGGAAGAGGCGCGGAGCGCTTTCGAGACATTGGCGAAGCAATCGCCTGCCGATGCCCCCTGGCTGCCGCTGGTCAACGAGCACATCGCCAAGAATGGCGGTCAGGCTGCAGCGCCCGAGGCCCAGCCCGCGGCGCCGGGCGGCCCGACTTCCGAGGATGTGGCGGCGGCTGAGACGATGAGCAGCGGCGACTGTCAGCAGATGATCCGCGGCATGGTGGAAAGCCTCGATGCGAAGTTGTCAGCTGATCCCAACAATTTCGAGGGCTGGATGCGTCTCGTCCGCTCTTACGCCGTATTGAACGACAAGGATCGCGCCGCGGGCGCCCTGAAGCGCGGGCTTGCGGCCTTCCCGGCATCAGGCGATGAGGGCAGGCAGCTGCTGGCGCTCGGCAAGGAGCTCGGCATCGCGACGGAGGGATTGAGCGAATGA
- a CDS encoding CBS domain-containing protein, whose amino-acid sequence MQAKDIMTSNVVSISPAAGIRHAAAVMMQNNISGLPVVDDEGRICGILTEGDLLLRREIRLAPRTARNAEITSDVDLDRYIRGNGWSVRDIMSRDVIVASPDSEVSDIAESLEVHRIKRIPIVDDGRLVGIVSRRDILALITDAPTLRLPREDDAILLAVRTRLKYDLGLTPQRIRVSVHNGQITLEGNVETDLQRRAVLALVENLGLGSCLDRLQLVADSEKRSQPA is encoded by the coding sequence ATGCAGGCCAAGGACATTATGACGAGCAACGTGGTCTCGATCAGCCCTGCGGCAGGGATCCGTCATGCCGCCGCAGTGATGATGCAAAACAACATCAGCGGGCTGCCTGTCGTGGACGACGAAGGGCGGATCTGCGGAATTCTGACCGAAGGCGACCTGTTGCTGCGGCGCGAGATCCGGCTTGCGCCGCGCACCGCGCGTAACGCGGAAATCACGTCCGATGTCGATCTCGACCGCTACATTCGCGGCAACGGCTGGTCCGTCAGAGATATCATGTCGCGCGATGTTATAGTCGCCAGCCCGGACAGCGAGGTTTCGGATATTGCCGAAAGCCTCGAGGTCCATCGCATCAAGCGTATTCCGATCGTCGACGACGGACGGCTCGTGGGGATCGTCAGCCGGCGCGATATCCTCGCACTGATAACCGACGCGCCGACACTCAGGTTGCCGCGCGAGGATGACGCGATCCTACTCGCTGTTCGCACACGCCTGAAATATGATCTCGGGCTGACGCCGCAAAGGATCCGCGTCTCCGTCCATAACGGACAGATCACGCTCGAAGGAAATGTGGAAACCGACTTGCAGCGCCGTGCCGTGCTTGCGCTCGTCGAGAATCTCGGATTGGGCAGCTGCCTCGATCGGTTGCAGCTTGTCGCGGATTCGGAGAAGCGATCACAACCGGCTTGA
- the ccoS gene encoding cbb3-type cytochrome oxidase assembly protein CcoS: MNMLIYLIPIALFMGGLGLAAFLWSLKSGQYDDLEGASWRVIADDDSDPTAT; encoded by the coding sequence ATGAACATGCTCATCTATCTGATTCCGATTGCACTTTTCATGGGTGGTCTTGGATTGGCGGCGTTCCTCTGGTCCCTGAAGAGCGGTCAGTATGACGATCTGGAGGGCGCTTCCTGGCGAGTGATTGCCGATGATGATTCCGATCCGACCGCCACGTGA
- the ccmD gene encoding heme exporter protein CcmD yields the protein MTHRDYVLAAYAAAFAVMTAISATTWFRGRTYRRQVEIVAKIRHGARHEAR from the coding sequence ATGACACATCGGGACTATGTGCTGGCGGCCTATGCCGCCGCATTCGCCGTCATGACCGCCATCAGCGCGACGACCTGGTTTCGCGGCCGCACCTATCGCCGGCAGGTCGAGATAGTGGCGAAGATCAGGCATGGCGCGCGCCACGAGGCACGCTAG
- a CDS encoding heme lyase CcmF/NrfE family subunit has translation MIIEIGHYALVLALATAIILSLVPVIGARRGDQAMMDVAPLGSVLLFALVAFSFGVLTYAHVVSDFSVQNVWENSHSLVPLIYKYSGVWGNHEGSMMLWLLILALFSALVAIFGRNLPDTLKANVLSVQAWISVAFILFILLTSNPFTRLDPAPAEGKDLNPVLQDIGLAIHPPLLYLGYVGFSVCFSFAVAALLDGRIDAAWARWVRPWTLAAWTFLTLGIAMGSYWAYYELGWGGWWFWDPVENASFMPWLAGTALLHSALVMEKREALKIWTVLLAILTFSLSLMGTFLVRSGVLTSVHAFASDPSRGVFILCILLIFIGGALSLFAFRAPLLSAGGLFAPISREGALVVNNLILTVACGTVLTGTLYPLVLETLTGDKISVGPPFFNLTFGLLMAPLLIIVPFGPLLAWKRGDLLGALQRLYVVAGLAFVAALVFFYIEHGGPVMAVIGLAAGLFLILGAAADLWYRAGIGKVKADIAWRRLTGLPRSAFGAALAHAGLGVTVLGIVAVTTFQTEHVVEMKQGQSTEAGGYSILFDGMRPATGPNYTEDRGHFSIRRGGAEVADVWSAKRLYTARQMPTTEAGILTFGLSQLYVSLGDATKDGGIVVRIWWKPFILCIWGGALIMAFGGFVSLTDRRLRVGAPSRKAKPAKPAAPAMEPAE, from the coding sequence ATGATCATCGAGATCGGCCACTATGCGCTGGTTCTGGCGCTCGCAACGGCAATCATCCTGTCGCTCGTGCCTGTGATCGGCGCAAGGCGCGGCGATCAGGCGATGATGGATGTGGCGCCGCTCGGCTCGGTCCTGCTCTTCGCCCTCGTTGCCTTCTCCTTCGGCGTGCTGACCTATGCCCATGTGGTTTCCGACTTCTCCGTCCAGAATGTCTGGGAGAATTCGCATTCGCTGGTGCCGCTGATCTACAAGTACTCCGGCGTCTGGGGCAATCACGAGGGATCGATGATGCTCTGGCTTCTGATCCTGGCGCTGTTCAGCGCGCTGGTCGCGATCTTCGGCCGCAATCTGCCCGATACGCTGAAGGCCAATGTGCTCTCGGTCCAGGCCTGGATCTCGGTCGCCTTCATCCTCTTCATCCTGTTGACCTCCAATCCCTTCACCCGCCTCGATCCGGCGCCGGCCGAGGGCAAGGATCTGAACCCGGTGCTGCAGGATATCGGCCTCGCCATCCATCCGCCGCTCCTCTATCTCGGTTATGTCGGCTTCTCCGTCTGCTTCTCTTTTGCCGTTGCCGCCCTTCTCGACGGCCGCATCGATGCCGCCTGGGCGCGCTGGGTGCGGCCCTGGACGCTCGCTGCCTGGACCTTCCTGACGCTCGGCATCGCCATGGGCTCCTACTGGGCCTATTACGAACTCGGCTGGGGCGGCTGGTGGTTCTGGGATCCGGTGGAAAACGCCTCCTTCATGCCCTGGCTTGCCGGCACCGCACTTCTGCACTCGGCCCTCGTCATGGAAAAGCGCGAAGCGCTGAAGATCTGGACGGTGCTGCTTGCCATCCTGACCTTCTCGCTGTCGCTGATGGGCACTTTCCTGGTGCGCTCCGGCGTCCTGACCTCGGTCCATGCTTTCGCCAGCGACCCGAGCCGCGGCGTCTTCATCCTCTGCATTCTCCTGATCTTCATCGGCGGGGCGCTATCGCTTTTTGCCTTCCGCGCGCCGCTTCTGTCGGCCGGCGGTCTGTTTGCGCCGATCTCGCGTGAGGGGGCGCTCGTCGTCAACAACCTGATCCTGACGGTTGCCTGCGGCACGGTGCTGACGGGCACGCTCTATCCGCTGGTGCTGGAAACGCTGACTGGCGACAAGATCTCCGTCGGCCCGCCCTTCTTCAACCTGACATTCGGCCTGCTGATGGCGCCGCTTTTGATCATCGTGCCCTTCGGCCCGCTGCTCGCCTGGAAACGCGGCGATCTGCTCGGCGCCCTGCAGCGGCTCTATGTCGTGGCCGGTCTCGCTTTCGTCGCAGCCCTCGTCTTCTTCTATATCGAACATGGCGGCCCGGTCATGGCAGTGATCGGCCTTGCCGCCGGCCTGTTCCTGATCCTTGGCGCGGCGGCCGACCTCTGGTATCGCGCCGGCATCGGCAAGGTGAAGGCTGATATCGCCTGGCGCCGCCTGACCGGCCTGCCGCGCTCGGCCTTCGGCGCCGCGCTTGCCCATGCCGGTCTTGGCGTCACCGTGCTCGGCATCGTCGCCGTGACCACCTTCCAGACCGAACATGTGGTCGAGATGAAGCAGGGCCAGTCGACGGAGGCCGGCGGCTACAGCATCCTCTTTGACGGCATGCGGCCGGCAACCGGCCCGAACTACACCGAGGATCGCGGCCATTTCTCGATCCGTCGTGGTGGCGCCGAGGTGGCCGATGTCTGGTCTGCCAAGCGGCTCTACACTGCCCGGCAGATGCCGACGACGGAGGCCGGTATTCTCACGTTCGGCCTCAGCCAGCTCTATGTCTCGCTGGGTGACGCGACGAAGGACGGCGGCATCGTCGTGCGCATCTGGTGGAAACCGTTCATCCTCTGCATCTGGGGCGGAGCGCTCATCATGGCCTTCGGCGGCTTCGTCTCGCTGACCGACCGGCGCCTGCGCGTCGGGGCTCCGAGCAGGAAGGCAAAGCCGGCGAAACCAGCGGCACCTGCCATGGAGCCGGCGGAATGA
- a CDS encoding ATP-binding cassette domain-containing protein produces the protein MIAAHDRSATPPADVIAGSSPQPGETKSAVSGLVRLLPLLRPHRGLVLLAVISLAAAALISLALPMAVRRMIDHGFGQFDGGFINSYFLMLLALAIALAIASACRYYFVTTLGERVVSDLRVKTFRNVTRLPASFFDANKSGDIASRLTADAAQIKSALNLAASVALRNSLLCLGALVMMFVTSPGLSAITLGAIPLVIAPLVLFGRSVRRKSRAAQDALATASAFASEMIAGSRTVQAFNGEAAASDRYAHDVEASYRSAVLAASSRALLTAVAIAMIFGSVVGVLWIGAHNLLSGTLSAGSLSQFLLYSVIAAGSLGSLSEVWGELAQAAASAERLFELLDEDAGESEQASRSALSQPAKGAIGIRDLHFAYPGAPDRQVLTGLSMNVRSGETVALVGASGSGKSTIFSLMLGFYKDYAGDILLDGCDARTISTTAVRGEIAVVPQDVTIFATSIAENISLGRSDASLGEIVAAATVARAHGFISELTDGYRTVVGERGLTLSGGQRQRLAIARAVLKNAPILLLDEATASLDSENEMLVQRGLDELMSNRTTIVIAHRLATVLKADRILVLDGGRVIEEGTHTALIRKGGAYSRLAELQFDLSGSAAMEHDAA, from the coding sequence ATGATTGCCGCGCACGACCGATCCGCCACTCCTCCCGCCGACGTGATTGCGGGCTCCAGCCCGCAGCCGGGGGAAACGAAGTCTGCTGTCTCCGGCCTCGTCCGGTTGCTGCCCCTGCTACGGCCTCACCGGGGCTTGGTCCTCCTGGCGGTGATCTCGCTCGCGGCGGCGGCGCTGATCTCGCTTGCGTTGCCGATGGCGGTCCGCCGGATGATCGATCATGGGTTCGGACAGTTCGACGGTGGCTTCATCAACAGCTATTTCCTGATGCTTCTTGCGCTTGCAATCGCGCTCGCCATAGCAAGCGCCTGCCGCTATTATTTTGTCACGACGCTTGGCGAGCGCGTTGTCAGCGACCTGCGTGTGAAGACCTTCCGAAATGTGACGCGGTTGCCGGCAAGCTTTTTTGACGCCAACAAATCCGGCGACATCGCATCGCGACTGACCGCGGATGCCGCACAGATCAAGTCCGCATTGAACCTCGCTGCATCGGTGGCCTTGCGCAATTCGCTGCTGTGCCTGGGCGCGCTGGTGATGATGTTCGTCACCAGCCCTGGACTTTCCGCCATCACATTGGGTGCCATCCCGCTTGTGATCGCGCCGCTCGTCCTTTTCGGGCGCTCGGTCCGGAGAAAATCGCGGGCGGCTCAGGACGCTCTCGCGACCGCATCCGCTTTCGCCAGCGAAATGATTGCCGGAAGCCGGACGGTCCAGGCCTTCAACGGGGAGGCAGCGGCGAGCGACAGGTATGCGCATGACGTCGAGGCGTCCTATCGCAGCGCCGTCCTTGCCGCCAGCTCGCGTGCGCTCCTGACCGCCGTTGCCATTGCAATGATTTTCGGAAGCGTCGTCGGGGTTCTCTGGATCGGCGCCCATAATCTGCTCTCGGGAACGTTGTCGGCCGGAAGTCTGAGCCAGTTCCTGCTCTATTCCGTCATTGCGGCAGGGTCGCTGGGCTCGCTCTCGGAGGTCTGGGGCGAACTGGCGCAGGCTGCGGCTTCAGCCGAACGCCTTTTCGAATTGCTCGATGAAGATGCCGGTGAGAGCGAGCAGGCCTCGCGTTCTGCGCTCAGCCAACCCGCAAAAGGAGCGATCGGAATTCGAGACCTGCATTTCGCCTATCCGGGCGCTCCGGACAGGCAAGTCCTCACGGGCCTGTCGATGAACGTGCGGTCCGGCGAGACAGTCGCGCTTGTCGGTGCTTCCGGCTCGGGCAAAAGCACAATCTTCTCGCTCATGCTCGGTTTCTACAAGGATTATGCGGGCGACATTTTGCTCGATGGTTGCGATGCGCGCACGATCTCCACCACTGCAGTACGAGGCGAAATTGCCGTCGTACCGCAGGACGTGACCATCTTCGCAACCAGTATCGCAGAAAATATAAGTCTCGGACGGTCGGATGCGTCGCTGGGCGAGATCGTGGCTGCAGCGACGGTGGCAAGAGCGCATGGGTTTATTTCCGAGCTAACGGATGGTTACCGTACCGTTGTCGGCGAGCGCGGTCTCACTTTATCGGGCGGTCAGCGGCAAAGACTGGCGATCGCCCGTGCAGTCCTGAAAAACGCGCCGATCCTCTTGCTGGATGAGGCCACGGCATCTCTCGATTCAGAAAACGAGATGCTGGTGCAACGGGGGCTCGACGAATTGATGTCCAATCGCACGACAATCGTGATTGCTCATCGGCTTGCCACCGTGCTCAAGGCGGATCGAATTCTGGTGCTCGACGGAGGGCGAGTAATCGAGGAGGGAACACACACCGCGCTGATCCGCAAGGGCGGTGCATATTCCAGGCTTGCCGAGTTGCAGTTCGATCTCTCGGGGTCGGCGGCCATGGAACACGATGCGGCGTAA
- a CDS encoding Crp/Fnr family transcriptional regulator, producing the protein MLSNNERLLRSDLFHGLNEDTARRLAALARRRTYMPGEEILSEGEPGIHVVYVASGVVRLTRTESSGRDADIRVCEPGDFIAEYVIALGGNYAHGAYAGALSDLVLFEAAALRALADKCPQLQRNLLKISARHLLEAFDGIAGDRLHTAIQRVANFLLRQCPEAALQATFHLPYKKQILAGKLGLGPEALSRAFAALARCGVDVKGRTVRIENVVLLRQVC; encoded by the coding sequence ATGCTTTCTAACAACGAACGGCTTCTACGGTCAGACCTATTTCATGGGCTGAACGAGGATACCGCGAGACGACTTGCCGCCCTCGCTCGCCGGCGCACCTATATGCCGGGCGAAGAGATTCTCTCGGAAGGTGAGCCCGGGATCCACGTCGTCTATGTCGCAAGCGGCGTGGTCAGGCTGACACGAACCGAATCGAGCGGACGTGATGCGGATATCCGCGTCTGCGAACCAGGCGACTTCATCGCCGAATATGTCATTGCGCTCGGTGGTAACTATGCGCACGGCGCATATGCCGGCGCCCTGAGCGATCTCGTGCTGTTCGAAGCTGCGGCGCTGCGGGCATTGGCCGACAAATGCCCGCAGCTCCAGCGCAACTTGCTGAAGATATCGGCTCGCCATCTTCTTGAAGCTTTCGATGGCATTGCCGGCGACCGTTTGCATACGGCGATCCAACGTGTGGCGAATTTCCTGTTGCGGCAGTGCCCGGAAGCGGCTCTTCAGGCGACATTCCATCTTCCGTACAAGAAGCAGATTCTGGCTGGAAAACTCGGGCTTGGGCCAGAGGCCCTTTCCAGGGCATTTGCCGCTCTCGCACGATGCGGGGTCGACGTGAAGGGTCGAACGGTCCGCATCGAAAACGTCGTTCTGCTGCGTCAGGTCTGTTAG